The following coding sequences are from one Streptomyces sp. NBC_01485 window:
- a CDS encoding putative bifunctional diguanylate cyclase/phosphodiesterase produces the protein MSAEPDGPEDRLRRFVTIWSRAVFPVTSTSLTRPELEQRLLPLARRLREALLERAFDAEAGKTVGAALVDAHCTDPEALSRSLDCVDAYLVLYCGEDGPQEDLRTRASRLQHAMAAGFAQALRERTLAEQEAIAQAALRAQGVVAQALHASEARFRAVFEGAAIGIGIADLDGNVLQINGALLRMFGGSEQTLRGRRVQELTHPEDAPQTWKLYDELVRGDREHYHTEKPFSRPDGTVLWTNLTVSLLRDADGEPQYTLALMEDTTERRLLNLRLRYEATHDALTGLPNRTLFFERLEKALGAGEGQRFGLCYLDLDGFKTINDSLGHAAGDRLLVEVADRLQSCATAPGEMVARLGGDEFVALTTGPDTRHEVDELAARIMNALLAPVSIDGRELTVRGSIGIVEGPAGERSAAEVLRSADITMYRAKSAGGNRFELADPEADARAITRHGLTTALPAALERGEFFIEYQPLVHLGDGSVRGAEALVRWLHPQHGVLGPDRFIPLAEHTGLIVPLGRWVLEESVRQAGEWRERNGDTAPVRINVNLSPCQLTHPGLVQDTVDILERAGLAPEALCLEVTESALIGADDDLLKPLRRLAEMGVDIALDDFGTGYSNLANLRRLPVSVLKLDRSFTQGMQQFPADPVDLKIVEGIVSLAHSLNLAVTVEGVETGAQAEQLRILGCDTAQGWYYARPGPADRLHELALVDATG, from the coding sequence GTGAGTGCGGAGCCGGACGGTCCGGAGGACAGACTGCGGCGGTTCGTGACGATCTGGAGCCGGGCCGTGTTCCCGGTGACCTCGACGTCGCTGACCCGGCCCGAGCTGGAACAGCGACTTCTGCCGCTGGCGCGGCGGTTGCGCGAGGCGCTGCTGGAGCGGGCCTTCGACGCCGAGGCGGGCAAGACGGTGGGCGCCGCCCTCGTCGACGCGCACTGCACCGACCCCGAGGCGCTGAGCAGATCGCTCGACTGCGTCGACGCCTACCTGGTGCTCTACTGCGGCGAGGACGGCCCCCAGGAGGACCTGCGCACCCGTGCCTCGCGGCTGCAGCACGCCATGGCGGCCGGGTTCGCGCAGGCGCTGCGCGAGCGCACGCTCGCCGAGCAGGAGGCCATCGCCCAGGCCGCGTTGCGCGCCCAGGGTGTCGTCGCACAGGCGCTGCACGCGAGCGAGGCCCGCTTCCGCGCGGTCTTCGAGGGCGCCGCGATAGGAATCGGCATCGCCGACCTGGACGGCAACGTCCTCCAGATCAACGGGGCGTTGCTGCGCATGTTCGGCGGCTCCGAGCAGACCCTGCGCGGCCGCAGGGTCCAGGAGCTGACCCATCCCGAGGACGCGCCGCAGACCTGGAAGCTCTACGACGAACTCGTCCGCGGCGACCGCGAGCACTACCACACGGAGAAGCCGTTCAGCCGCCCCGACGGCACGGTCCTGTGGACCAACCTGACGGTCTCCCTGCTGCGCGACGCCGACGGCGAACCGCAGTACACGCTGGCCCTGATGGAGGACACCACCGAGCGCCGGCTGCTCAACCTCCGGCTGCGCTACGAGGCCACCCACGACGCGCTGACCGGCCTGCCCAACCGCACCCTGTTCTTCGAACGCCTGGAGAAGGCGCTCGGGGCCGGCGAGGGCCAGCGCTTCGGTCTGTGCTACCTCGACCTGGACGGTTTCAAGACGATCAACGACAGCCTCGGCCACGCGGCCGGCGACCGGCTGCTCGTCGAGGTCGCCGACCGGCTGCAGTCCTGCGCGACGGCGCCCGGCGAGATGGTCGCGCGCCTGGGCGGCGACGAGTTCGTGGCGCTGACCACCGGCCCCGACACCCGCCACGAGGTCGACGAACTCGCCGCGCGCATCATGAACGCCCTGCTCGCACCGGTCAGCATCGACGGCCGGGAGCTGACCGTGCGCGGCAGCATCGGCATCGTCGAGGGGCCGGCCGGGGAACGCAGCGCGGCGGAGGTGCTGCGCAGCGCCGACATCACCATGTACCGGGCCAAGTCGGCGGGCGGCAACCGCTTCGAGCTCGCCGACCCCGAGGCCGACGCCCGCGCGATCACCCGGCACGGCCTGACCACGGCGCTCCCGGCGGCCCTCGAACGGGGCGAGTTCTTCATCGAGTACCAGCCGCTCGTCCACCTCGGCGACGGCAGTGTGCGCGGCGCGGAGGCCCTGGTGCGCTGGCTGCACCCGCAGCACGGGGTGCTCGGCCCCGACCGGTTCATCCCGCTCGCCGAGCACACCGGGCTGATCGTGCCGCTGGGCCGCTGGGTCCTGGAGGAGTCGGTACGGCAGGCCGGCGAGTGGCGGGAGCGCAACGGGGACACCGCCCCCGTCCGCATCAACGTCAACCTCTCCCCGTGCCAGCTCACCCACCCCGGTCTGGTGCAGGACACCGTCGACATCCTGGAGCGGGCGGGCCTCGCACCGGAGGCCCTGTGCCTGGAGGTGACGGAGTCGGCGCTCATCGGAGCCGACGACGACCTGCTCAAACCGCTGCGCCGGCTCGCCGAGATGGGCGTCGACATCGCCCTGGACGACTTCGGCACCGGCTACTCCAACCTGGCCAACCTGCGCCGTCTCCCGGTGAGCGTGCTCAAGCTGGACCGCTCCTTCACCCAGGGCATGCAGCAGTTCCCGGCGGACCCCGTCGACCTCAAGATCGTCGAGGGGATCGTGTCGCTCGCCCACAGCCTGAACCTCGCGGTCACGGTGGAGGGCGTGGAGACCGGCGCGCAGGCCGAGCAGCTCCGCATACTGGGCTGCGACACGGCCCAGGGCTGGTACTACGCCCGCCCGGGCCCGGCGGACCGGCTCCACGAACTGGCCCTGGTGGACGCGACGGGGTGA
- a CDS encoding GNAT family N-acetyltransferase → MSGVSTLDRPQQNVTPARYAVTFARDEDDVRAAQRLRHDVFAGELGALLATPRPGLDIDPFDAYCDHLLVRDTETGQVVGTYRLLPPERAAVAGRLYSEGEFDLTALDAIRPGMVEVGRSCVHPDHRDGAVIGLIWAGIARYMVDRGHEWLAGCCSIPLADGGALAAGTWDRVREKHLAPEEYRVRPLLPWVPQTPAPAGRTELPALLRGYVRLGAWVCGEPAHDADFGVADLYVLLSMRRIDQRYLRHFLSLVPA, encoded by the coding sequence ATGAGTGGCGTATCGACCCTAGACCGTCCCCAGCAGAATGTGACACCTGCCCGCTACGCTGTCACATTTGCCCGTGACGAGGACGACGTGCGGGCCGCGCAGCGGCTGCGCCACGACGTGTTCGCCGGCGAGCTGGGCGCCCTGCTGGCCACGCCCCGACCCGGCCTCGACATCGACCCCTTCGACGCGTACTGCGACCACCTGCTGGTCCGCGACACGGAGACCGGGCAGGTCGTGGGTACCTACCGGCTGCTGCCGCCGGAGCGCGCCGCGGTCGCCGGACGCCTCTACTCGGAGGGCGAGTTCGACCTGACCGCGCTCGACGCCATCCGGCCCGGCATGGTCGAGGTCGGCCGCTCCTGCGTGCACCCCGACCACCGCGACGGCGCCGTCATCGGCCTCATCTGGGCCGGGATCGCCCGCTACATGGTGGACCGCGGCCACGAGTGGCTGGCCGGCTGCTGCTCGATCCCGCTCGCCGACGGCGGCGCTCTCGCCGCCGGCACCTGGGACCGGGTACGCGAGAAGCACCTCGCGCCCGAGGAGTACCGGGTCCGCCCGCTGCTGCCCTGGGTCCCGCAGACGCCCGCCCCGGCCGGCCGCACCGAACTGCCCGCCCTGCTGCGCGGCTACGTCCGGCTCGGCGCGTGGGTGTGCGGGGAGCCCGCCCACGACGCCGACTTCGGCGTCGCCGACCTGTACGTGCTGCTGTCGATGCGCCGGATCGACCAGCGCTACCTGCGGCACTTCCTCTCCCTCGTCCCGGCGTGA
- a CDS encoding succinate dehydrogenase, with protein sequence MARTVWDSSVGKKTVMAVSGLTMLLYLVVHMIGNLKIFFGPGEFNHYAHWLRTVGEPFMHYEWTLWLIRVVLVVAVVAHAVSAYQLSRRDLRARPSGYVHRKPRASYATRTMRWGGIILGLFIVWHVLDLTTGTVHSGGFQDGHPYQNVVDTFSTWYGNVVYIVAMLALGLHVRHGFWAAAQTLGVGSRTRDRALKTIANVLALLLTAGFVAVPVGVMTGVVS encoded by the coding sequence ATGGCGCGCACCGTGTGGGACTCCTCCGTCGGCAAGAAGACGGTGATGGCCGTCAGCGGCCTGACCATGCTGCTGTACCTGGTCGTCCACATGATCGGGAACCTGAAGATCTTCTTCGGGCCGGGCGAGTTCAACCACTACGCGCACTGGCTGCGCACGGTCGGCGAGCCGTTCATGCACTACGAGTGGACGCTCTGGCTGATCCGCGTGGTGCTGGTCGTCGCGGTCGTCGCCCACGCCGTCTCCGCGTACCAGCTCAGCCGCCGCGACCTCAGGGCCCGGCCCAGCGGGTACGTGCACAGGAAGCCCCGGGCGAGCTACGCCACGCGCACCATGCGCTGGGGCGGGATCATCCTCGGCCTGTTCATCGTCTGGCACGTCCTGGACCTCACGACCGGCACCGTGCACAGCGGCGGCTTCCAGGATGGCCATCCGTACCAGAACGTCGTGGACACCTTCTCCACCTGGTACGGCAACGTCGTCTACATCGTCGCGATGCTCGCGCTCGGCCTGCACGTGCGGCACGGCTTCTGGGCCGCGGCCCAGACCCTCGGCGTCGGCAGCCGCACCCGCGACCGCGCCCTGAAGACCATCGCGAACGTCCTCGCGCTGCTGCTCACGGCCGGCTTCGTCGCCGTACCCGTGGGCGTCATGACCGGAGTGGTGAGCTGA
- a CDS encoding succinate dehydrogenase/fumarate reductase iron-sulfur subunit → MKLTLRVWRQRAADADGAMSTYEVDGISPDMSFLEMLDTLNEELILRGDDPVAFDHDCREGICGACSLVINGDAHGPERTTTCQLHMRSFRDGDTIDVEPWRAAAFPVVKDLVVDRSAFDRIIQAGGYVTAPTGAAPEAHATLVPKPDADFAFEHAECIGCGACVAACPNGAAMLFTSAKVNHLNVLPQGAPERETRVLDMVAQMDAEGFGGCTLTGECATACPKGIPLVSITGMNKEWLRATRRVGKR, encoded by the coding sequence ATGAAGCTCACCCTGCGCGTCTGGCGGCAGCGCGCCGCCGACGCCGACGGCGCCATGTCCACGTACGAGGTGGACGGCATCTCGCCCGACATGTCCTTCCTGGAGATGCTCGACACCCTCAACGAGGAACTCATCCTGCGCGGCGACGACCCGGTCGCCTTCGACCACGACTGCCGCGAGGGCATCTGCGGCGCGTGCAGCCTGGTGATCAACGGTGACGCGCACGGACCGGAGCGGACCACCACCTGCCAACTGCACATGCGGTCCTTCCGGGACGGCGACACGATCGACGTCGAGCCGTGGCGGGCCGCCGCCTTCCCGGTCGTCAAGGACCTGGTGGTCGACCGCAGCGCCTTCGACCGGATCATCCAGGCCGGCGGTTACGTCACCGCCCCCACCGGCGCCGCGCCCGAGGCCCACGCCACGCTGGTGCCCAAGCCCGACGCCGACTTCGCGTTCGAGCACGCCGAGTGCATCGGGTGCGGGGCGTGCGTCGCCGCGTGCCCCAACGGGGCGGCGATGCTGTTCACTTCCGCCAAGGTGAACCATCTCAACGTGTTGCCGCAGGGGGCGCCCGAGCGCGAGACGCGGGTGCTGGACATGGTGGCGCAGATGGACGCGGAGGGGTTCGGGGGGTGCACGTTGACGGGTGAGTGTGCGACTGCCTGCCCCAAGGGGATTCCCCTCGTGTCCATCACCGGGATGAACAAGGAGTGGTTGCGGGCCACGCGCAGGGTGGGGAAGCGGTAG
- a CDS encoding lysophospholipid acyltransferase family protein: MSVWLPSAPCTPRACVDATASLTAVPRAVLRLTAVVALVLAGVLLLPLAGLIPARAVRRWSRAVVRAAGVRVRVTGVPVPTATGLLLVANHISWLDIPLLAGVRPARMLAKAEIRGWPVAGALAARGGVLFIDRDRLRALPGTIARITDVLRAGRAVAVFPEGSSWCGRAQGHFRRAVFQAALDARVPVQPVRIRYLDHAGAASTAAAFVGDDPLLASLWRVVSARGLVAEVEVLPALAPGAHPDRKSLATAAGARVLGGRHEPYERQAFTPAGRSAGVPGPPGHRLDPRAQRPPRRRLAVRRTAHQGAELPSGVTNSR; the protein is encoded by the coding sequence ATGAGCGTCTGGCTGCCCAGCGCGCCCTGCACCCCGCGGGCGTGCGTGGACGCGACGGCGTCCCTGACGGCCGTACCGCGGGCCGTGCTGCGGCTCACGGCGGTGGTCGCGCTGGTCCTGGCCGGGGTCCTTCTGTTGCCGCTGGCCGGGCTGATCCCGGCCCGTGCGGTACGGCGGTGGAGCCGGGCCGTCGTACGGGCGGCGGGGGTACGGGTCCGGGTGACCGGCGTACCCGTGCCCACCGCCACCGGGCTGCTTCTGGTCGCAAACCACATCTCCTGGCTGGACATACCGCTGCTGGCCGGCGTCCGCCCGGCCCGGATGCTCGCCAAGGCCGAGATCCGGGGGTGGCCGGTGGCGGGCGCGCTGGCCGCACGCGGCGGTGTCCTGTTCATCGACCGCGACCGGCTGCGCGCCCTGCCCGGCACGATCGCCCGGATCACCGACGTGCTGCGGGCCGGGCGGGCCGTCGCGGTGTTCCCGGAGGGGAGCAGTTGGTGCGGGCGCGCCCAGGGGCACTTCCGGCGGGCCGTGTTCCAGGCCGCGCTGGACGCCCGCGTGCCCGTCCAGCCCGTACGCATCCGCTACCTGGACCACGCGGGAGCGGCCAGCACCGCCGCCGCGTTCGTCGGCGACGACCCGCTGCTCGCCTCGCTGTGGCGGGTGGTGTCGGCGCGCGGCCTGGTGGCGGAGGTCGAGGTACTGCCCGCGCTCGCCCCGGGCGCCCACCCCGACCGCAAGTCCCTGGCGACGGCCGCGGGCGCCCGGGTGCTGGGCGGACGCCATGAGCCTTATGAGCGGCAGGCCTTCACCCCGGCCGGCCGGTCCGCGGGCGTGCCCGGTCCGCCGGGCCACCGTCTCGACCCACGCGCACAACGCCCACCGCGCCGCCGGCTCGCGGTACGCCGCACCGCGCACCAGGGCGCGGAACTCCCGTCCGGCGTGACGAATTCCCGGTGA
- a CDS encoding LysR family transcriptional regulator, giving the protein MESRPLRYFVAVAEELNFARAAERLGISPPPLSRAIRRLETELGVTLFARTTHSVALTPAGTVLLTEARTALDALEAAGRRARRAAATEPRLVLAMKADGDGGLLEALCARYAQEPEALPVTVRLSGWQEQPRLLRLGEADAALIYEPFDHAGLDAETLTTEPRVAALATSHPLAARDRLTLADLDLRPGDLPQYLHEIRSQGHDLAQLLTLVGLGRVVPLLPASVAVRYPRPGVVYRPVLDAPPAVLTIAWPQQSRSTATAALVRAAMSVAEAG; this is encoded by the coding sequence GTGGAGTCCCGTCCGCTGCGCTACTTCGTCGCCGTCGCCGAGGAGCTCAACTTCGCCCGCGCGGCCGAGCGGTTGGGCATCTCGCCGCCGCCGCTGTCCCGGGCGATCCGCCGACTGGAGACGGAGCTGGGCGTCACCCTGTTCGCGCGGACCACCCACAGCGTGGCGCTGACCCCGGCGGGGACCGTGCTGCTGACCGAGGCCAGGACGGCGCTGGACGCGCTGGAGGCCGCCGGTCGACGGGCCCGGCGGGCGGCGGCCACGGAGCCGAGGCTCGTCCTGGCCATGAAGGCCGACGGTGACGGGGGGCTGCTGGAGGCACTGTGCGCACGCTACGCACAGGAGCCGGAGGCGCTGCCGGTCACCGTCCGCCTGTCCGGCTGGCAGGAGCAGCCCCGGCTGCTGCGGCTCGGCGAGGCCGATGCCGCCCTGATCTACGAGCCGTTCGACCACGCCGGCCTCGACGCCGAGACGCTCACGACCGAGCCGCGCGTCGCCGCCCTCGCCACGAGCCACCCGCTCGCCGCCCGTGACCGCCTGACCCTGGCCGACCTGGACCTGCGCCCCGGCGACCTGCCCCAGTACCTGCACGAGATCCGCAGCCAGGGCCACGACCTCGCCCAACTGCTCACCCTGGTCGGCCTGGGCCGGGTCGTGCCGCTGCTCCCCGCCTCCGTCGCCGTCCGCTACCCGCGTCCGGGCGTCGTCTACCGCCCGGTGTTGGATGCCCCGCCCGCGGTCCTGACGATCGCCTGGCCGCAGCAGTCCCGCTCGACGGCGACAGCCGCCCTCGTCCGGGCTGCCATGTCCGTGGCGGAAGCGGGCTGA
- a CDS encoding nuclear transport factor 2 family protein: protein MDPAVRASRADFERLLDPEFVEVGSSGRRYTYADMLAWLPEHAGSARGGPRYEPSAIEGVLLAPGLVHLTYETDFDGHRARRSSLWRRRSEETGWRIYYHQGTPVPPEAA, encoded by the coding sequence ATGGATCCCGCCGTGCGCGCCTCCCGCGCCGACTTCGAGCGGCTGCTCGACCCCGAGTTCGTCGAGGTCGGCTCCTCGGGCCGCCGCTACACGTACGCGGACATGCTGGCCTGGCTGCCCGAGCATGCGGGCAGCGCGCGGGGCGGCCCCCGCTACGAGCCGTCGGCGATCGAGGGCGTCCTGCTGGCCCCCGGCCTGGTCCACCTCACCTACGAGACGGACTTCGACGGCCACCGCGCCCGCCGCAGCTCGCTCTGGCGCAGGCGGAGCGAGGAGACGGGCTGGCGGATATACTACCACCAGGGGACACCGGTACCGCCCGAGGCCGCGTGA
- a CDS encoding LysR family transcriptional regulator has product MQFQQLQYFVAVAETRHFTRAAELVHVAQPSLSQQIKALERELGADLFLRARGNITLTDAGEALLPLARRILADTETARYEVQELVQLRSGRVRLGATPSLLTGLLPDVLRAFHDRYPGIRLLIEEGGSHDLVRELARGALDLALVVLPLPTPSPALTTVELLREDLVVVSSPEVPKPGGGHRTVRIADLEGERLVMFRHGYDLRELTVAACRAEGFEPDFAVEGGEMDAVLGFVRAGLGMAVVPRMVAARSGRGLRVTPLTRPGLHRTIALAHRSDVAPPRAARELQRMLLER; this is encoded by the coding sequence ATGCAGTTCCAGCAGCTCCAGTACTTCGTGGCGGTCGCCGAGACCCGGCACTTCACCCGGGCCGCCGAGCTCGTACATGTCGCGCAGCCCTCGCTGTCGCAGCAGATCAAGGCGCTGGAGCGGGAGTTGGGCGCGGATCTGTTCCTGCGGGCGCGCGGCAACATCACGCTCACCGACGCGGGCGAGGCACTGCTGCCCCTGGCCCGGCGGATCCTGGCGGACACGGAGACCGCGCGGTACGAGGTGCAGGAGCTGGTGCAGTTGCGCAGCGGGCGGGTACGGCTCGGGGCGACGCCGAGTCTGCTCACCGGTCTGCTGCCGGACGTGCTGCGCGCCTTCCACGACCGCTACCCGGGCATCCGGCTGCTGATCGAGGAGGGCGGCTCGCACGACCTCGTCCGGGAGCTGGCCCGCGGCGCGCTGGACCTGGCCCTGGTGGTGCTCCCCCTGCCGACCCCGTCCCCGGCGCTGACGACGGTGGAACTGCTGCGGGAGGACCTGGTCGTGGTGTCCTCCCCCGAGGTGCCCAAACCGGGCGGCGGACACCGGACCGTACGGATCGCCGATCTGGAGGGCGAGCGCCTGGTAATGTTCCGGCACGGCTACGACCTGCGGGAACTCACCGTGGCCGCGTGCCGGGCGGAGGGGTTCGAGCCGGACTTCGCGGTCGAGGGCGGGGAGATGGACGCGGTGCTCGGGTTCGTGCGGGCCGGGCTCGGGATGGCCGTCGTCCCCCGGATGGTGGCCGCCCGGTCGGGCCGGGGGCTACGGGTCACCCCGCTCACCCGGCCCGGCCTGCACCGCACGATCGCCCTCGCCCACCGCAGCGACGTGGCTCCGCCGCGGGCCGCGCGGGAGTTGCAGCGGATGCTGCTGGAGAGATGA
- a CDS encoding NAD(P)H-binding protein produces the protein MIVVTTPTGQIGREVVARLLDAGEGSVPVRVIARDPAALAPQVRERVEVVHGSHADPVVLKEACQGADQVFWLVPPTSTAPDSEAHYGAFTDRLCEVIEAQGTKRVVAVSTLGRGVAQNAGLISTGLAMDERIAATGVHYRALCPPALMENTLRQLAAIRDTGVFDTSHVADRVLRLCATRDVGAAAARLLLDDSWTGRADVPLVGPDDLTPEGMAAVLAEVLGRPVRTRFAPVTELRAGLLRAGATEDWVRSYTAMVTAQNEQGFYGASQLPTPGLAPTTFRQWCEEVLRPAAES, from the coding sequence ATGATCGTCGTCACCACACCCACCGGGCAGATCGGCCGTGAGGTCGTCGCCCGCCTGCTCGACGCCGGCGAGGGTTCCGTACCGGTCCGGGTGATCGCCCGCGACCCCGCCGCGCTCGCCCCGCAGGTGCGCGAGCGCGTGGAAGTCGTCCACGGGTCGCACGCCGACCCCGTCGTGCTGAAAGAGGCCTGTCAGGGTGCCGACCAGGTGTTCTGGCTGGTCCCGCCGACCTCGACCGCGCCCGACTCCGAGGCGCACTACGGCGCCTTCACCGACCGGCTGTGCGAGGTGATCGAGGCGCAGGGCACGAAGCGGGTGGTGGCCGTCTCCACCCTCGGCCGTGGAGTCGCGCAGAACGCCGGGCTGATCTCCACCGGCCTCGCCATGGACGAGCGGATCGCGGCCACGGGCGTCCACTACCGGGCGCTGTGCCCGCCGGCCCTGATGGAGAACACGCTCCGCCAACTGGCCGCGATCCGTGACACCGGCGTGTTCGACACCTCGCACGTGGCCGACCGTGTGCTGCGGCTGTGCGCCACGCGCGACGTCGGCGCCGCGGCGGCCCGGCTGCTGCTCGACGACTCCTGGACCGGGCGGGCGGACGTCCCCCTGGTCGGTCCGGACGACCTGACCCCCGAGGGCATGGCCGCAGTGCTCGCCGAGGTGCTCGGCCGGCCCGTGCGCACCCGGTTCGCACCCGTCACCGAGCTGCGGGCGGGGCTGCTGCGTGCCGGGGCGACCGAGGACTGGGTCCGTTCCTACACCGCCATGGTGACGGCCCAGAACGAGCAGGGTTTCTACGGCGCCTCCCAGCTCCCCACCCCCGGCCTCGCGCCCACCACCTTCCGCCAGTGGTGCGAGGAGGTGCTGCGGCCGGCGGCCGAGAGCTGA
- a CDS encoding fumarate reductase/succinate dehydrogenase flavoprotein subunit, whose translation MTVSFQYADYGTGEPLVDAKAPAGAVAERWDKRRFEARLVNPANRRKHTVIVVGTGLAGGAAGATLAEQGYHVVQFCYQDSPRRAHSIAAQGGINAAKNYRNDGDSIHRLFYDTVKGGDFRARESNVHRLAQISVEIIDQCVAQGVPFAREYGGLLDTRSFGGVQVSRTFYARGQTGQQLLLGAYQALSRQIAAGNVEMHPRTEMLDLIVIDGRARGIVARDLITGRTDTYFADAVVLASGGYGNVFYLSTNAMNSNATAIWRAHRRGAYFANPCFTQIHPTCIPRTGDHQSKLTLMSESLRNDGRIWVPKAKGDDRPPNRIPEDERDYYLERIYPSFGNLVPRDIASRAAKNVCDEGRGVGPGGQGVYLDFADAVERMGRKAVEEKYGNLFDMYARITAEDPYTVPMRIYPAVHYTMGGLWVDYDLQTTVPGLFAIGEANFSDHGANRLGASALMQGLADGYFVLPATINDYLARHPHQDPVNDEHPVVQEVLAETQDRLNLLLSVDGDRTPDSFHRELGELMWELCGMARSDTGLRKALERIPQIREEFWRRIKVPGTGEEFNQSLEKANRIVDYLELAELMCLDALHRAESCGGHFREESQTPDGEAARRDEEFGYAAAWEFTGTGEAPTLHREDLVFEYVHPTQRSYA comes from the coding sequence ATGACTGTCTCCTTCCAGTACGCGGACTACGGGACCGGCGAGCCCCTCGTCGACGCCAAGGCCCCGGCCGGCGCTGTCGCCGAGCGCTGGGACAAGCGCCGCTTCGAGGCCAGGCTGGTCAACCCGGCCAACCGGCGCAAGCACACGGTGATCGTCGTCGGCACCGGCCTCGCCGGAGGCGCCGCCGGTGCCACGCTCGCCGAACAGGGCTACCACGTCGTCCAGTTCTGCTACCAGGACTCCCCGCGCCGCGCCCACTCCATCGCCGCGCAGGGCGGCATCAACGCGGCGAAGAACTACCGCAACGACGGCGATTCGATCCACCGGCTGTTCTACGACACCGTCAAGGGCGGCGACTTCAGGGCGCGGGAGTCCAACGTCCACCGGCTGGCGCAGATCTCCGTCGAGATCATCGACCAGTGCGTGGCACAGGGCGTGCCCTTCGCGCGGGAGTACGGCGGTCTCCTCGACACCCGCTCCTTCGGCGGCGTCCAGGTGTCCCGGACGTTCTACGCCCGCGGTCAGACGGGCCAGCAGCTCCTGCTGGGCGCCTACCAGGCGCTGAGCAGGCAGATCGCCGCCGGGAACGTCGAGATGCACCCGCGCACCGAGATGCTCGACCTGATCGTGATCGACGGGCGGGCGCGCGGGATCGTGGCCCGGGACCTGATCACGGGGAGGACCGACACGTACTTCGCCGACGCCGTCGTACTCGCCAGCGGCGGCTACGGAAACGTCTTCTACCTGTCGACCAACGCCATGAACTCCAACGCCACCGCGATCTGGCGGGCGCACCGGCGGGGCGCGTACTTCGCCAACCCCTGCTTCACGCAGATCCACCCCACCTGCATCCCGCGCACCGGCGACCACCAGTCGAAGCTGACGCTGATGAGCGAGTCGCTGCGCAACGACGGGCGGATCTGGGTGCCGAAGGCCAAGGGCGACGACCGTCCGCCGAACCGCATCCCCGAGGACGAGCGCGACTACTACCTGGAGCGCATCTACCCCTCCTTCGGCAACCTGGTCCCGCGCGACATCGCCTCCCGCGCCGCCAAGAACGTCTGCGACGAGGGCCGGGGCGTCGGACCCGGCGGGCAGGGCGTGTACCTGGACTTCGCCGACGCCGTCGAGCGGATGGGCCGCAAGGCCGTCGAGGAGAAGTACGGCAACCTCTTCGACATGTACGCGCGGATCACCGCCGAGGACCCGTACACGGTCCCGATGCGGATCTACCCCGCCGTGCACTACACGATGGGCGGCCTGTGGGTCGACTACGACCTCCAGACCACCGTCCCGGGCCTGTTCGCGATCGGCGAGGCCAACTTCTCCGACCACGGCGCGAACCGACTCGGCGCGTCCGCGCTGATGCAGGGGCTCGCCGACGGCTACTTCGTCCTGCCGGCCACCATCAACGACTACCTCGCCCGCCACCCGCACCAGGACCCGGTGAACGACGAACACCCCGTCGTGCAGGAGGTGTTGGCCGAGACCCAGGACCGTCTGAACCTGCTGCTGTCGGTCGACGGCGACCGCACCCCCGACTCCTTCCACCGTGAACTCGGCGAGCTGATGTGGGAGTTGTGCGGCATGGCCCGCTCGGACACCGGACTGCGCAAGGCACTTGAGCGCATCCCGCAGATCCGCGAGGAGTTCTGGCGGCGCATCAAGGTCCCGGGCACCGGCGAGGAGTTCAACCAGTCCCTGGAGAAGGCCAACCGGATCGTCGACTACCTCGAACTCGCCGAGCTGATGTGCCTCGACGCACTGCACCGCGCCGAGTCCTGCGGCGGCCACTTCCGCGAGGAGTCGCAGACCCCGGACGGCGAGGCCGCGCGCCGGGACGAGGAGTTCGGCTACGCCGCCGCCTGGGAGTTCACCGGCACCGGCGAGGCACCGACCCTGCACAGGGAAGACCTGGTCTTCGAGTACGTCCACCCCACCCAGCGGAGCTACGCATGA